The Brachyspira hyodysenteriae ATCC 27164 sequence TCTTCTGTAGGCGGATGTATATTTAAATAATGTTCATAATTAGTTGGAGTGATATTATCATAATGAACATTCTCTTTAAAATATCTTGCCAAACACATATCAGCAAAAGGTTCATGGTGTCCGTAACTTTCGCCGTCAGTAGCTATATTTACAAGTTTTCTTTCTCCATAAGCATTTCTTATTCTTTCTGCAAGTTTATCAGATGAAGTAAGTAAATGTTCAAAGGCTATTGCCTGAGATATATATGGATCATAAAAAAATACAATTATTCTTTTTCCATTGTGTCCGTAAAGCCAATAAGGTTTTGAAGTATCTATTTTTCCGCCTGATACATCTAATGTTGTTATGTTTTTTACATAATGTGCTTGATATGGAGAGAGTATTGTAAATTTAACACCGCAATCATATAAAGCATCAACTACATCTAAATTTATTGCAGTTTCTGAAAGCCAGATTCCGCTTGATTTTCTTCCAAAATATTTCTCAAAATTATATAATCCCCATTTTATCTGCACTCTCATATCTTCTTTTTTGGCTAGAGGCAATATTATATGATTATAAACCTGAGCAATTGCATTTCCATATCCAAGTCTTTCTATACTTCTTTTATCTGCTTCCAATATACGTTTTAATAGATCTTCTCTTGTCTTTGCTATATAATCAAGTAGGGTAGGACCAAAATTGAAACTCATATATTCATAATTATTAGACATATCATTTATTCTTCCATAACCGTCTAATATTCTTGAATAAGCATTAGGACTATAACATTCATTCGTTATTCTTTCATTCCAGTCATGTGCGGGGGCTGCACTTGCTTCCTTTTGTATTTCGCCTAAAAATGGATTTTCTCTTGGAGGCTGGTAGAAATGACCGTGCAGTATCAAATATCTCATATTATATCCTAATATTATGAAGTAGCATATTTTATGATTATAAGTATTTTATATATTATTGCAAGATTTTTTTACTTGAAATTATATTATTTTTTTAATATAAAATATTGTATACAAATAAATACTTGACTTTTAATTATAGTCTAATATAATATAAAATATATTCTTTTTTGTAACTCATTTTAAGGAGATAGTTAATGAACAGAGTAGTATCCTTGATCTTATTATTTTTATTGACATTAAGCACTTTAACTTATGCTGTAGATAAAAAATATATACCAAATAATGTTGATAGTGTTTTCTCTATTAATGCTGGAACTATGGCTGAAAAAGGAGAAATTAATTTACAAGACATTTTCAATAAATTTTTTATGCAGCAATATGCTGATAGATATTTAGAATACAGAGATGATGATTTCGTTGCTGAAGTTATGACAAATAGATTAAATGATTATATAGATTTTTCTAAAACATCAAGAATAGTTTTCTTTAATGGATATCAGCAAATGACATTACTTTTTGATGTTAAGGATATTACCGAATTAGATAAGCTTATGATAAAAATGGCAAGTCAGGAAGATAAATTAGTTTCTGTTGCTGAAAATGCTGCTTATAGATATTTGGCATTAGATGAATATAATTTGATTTCATGGAATAAAGAAATATTTTCTGTTACATTGAAACTTAAAGACAATTATTGGTATAATGAAGAATTAAATAAAGAAGATATTACTAATATAGCTAATTATGTATTTATTAATAATACTCCTTTAGAAGATGAAAAGTTCTTAACTTTAGAAAATGAAACTAATGATTCTTATGTTTGGGCTAATTTATCATTATTGGCTGATGAGAATTCTGATTTTGCTAAATTTTTATTCGGCAGAAGTTATGATGGAATATCTAAAGAGGCATATAAAGATGCCGTTATCACTACAAAAATAAATTTCAATAATGGAGATGCTCAGGTACTTCTTGACAGCTATACTCCTAATTATCCTTATGACAGTTTATTACTAAAGAAAGAATTAGCTGATAATATATATTCATTTGTTAATGGTGAAAATAATTATGGTTTCTTATCTTTAGCATTCAATAGTAAAGAATTATCTAACTATCTTAAAAATATTATAGGAGATATGAGCAGCCTTCCTCTTAAAGAAGAATTAAAAGCTCTTGAAGAGAATGGAATAGATGCTTATAAATTTATAGAACTTTTGGGCGGAGACATATTTGTATCTGTTTGGGATGATCCTAATGCTGATACTGATGAATCTCCTGCTTTATTGATTTCTGCTTCTATAACTGATACTGATACAGTTAAAGTAATATTACAGGCATTTGCTGAAGATGTTACTGATGATATTTATACAATTGGCGGTAATTTATGCTATATAAAAGATTCTATATTATATATTTCTGATAATTCTAATGTTATAGATTCTATAATTAATGGTGAAAAGCCAGCAACAGCATTATCTGCTGATAAAGTTGAAATAGCTAAAAATAATACTATGGCTTTATATTTAGAGTTTAATTCTAATTTATCATTATATGGTATTGGAGATGAATATACTGAAACTTTTGAATCAGTTTATATAACTTCAAATATATTAGAAAGCAATCATACTCAAATGCTTTTAAAAGTAAATATGAGAGATAAAGAAAGAAATTCTCTTTCTATAATAAAATCTTTCCTTGGATTATAATACTAATATAAATGCGATTAGATGAATATGTGCATAGTGAAGGCTATACAGAAAGCAGATCTAAAGCACAGGATATAATACTAGCCGGTTGTGTTTTTGTTAATGGAGTAAAGGTAACTTCTAAGGCTCATAAAATAAAAGATACTGATAATATAGAAGTTGTTCAGAATATAAAATATGTATCAAGAGCTGGAGAAAAATTAGAAAAGGCGTTTGTAGAATTTGGAATATCTGTAGAAAATAAAATATGTTTAGATATAGGAGCTTCTACAGGAGGATTTACAGATTGTCTGCTTAAGCATGGTGCTAAAAAAGTTTATGCTCTTGATGTAGGACATAATCAGCTAGTTTATAAACTTCGTAATGATAATAGGGTAGTGTCAATAGAAGATTTCAATGCCAAAGATATAAATAAAGAAATGTTCAATGATGAAATCCCATCTGTAATAGTAAGTGACGTATCATTTATATCAATAACAAAAATAGCACCAATCATATTTAAAGAATTAAATAATTTAGAGTTTTGGGTAACTTTAATAAAACCACAATTTGAAGCTGAAAGAGGTGATGTTTCAAAAGGCGGTATAATACGAGATGATATACTTAGAGAAAAAATATTAAATAATGCTATTTCAAAGATAATAGACTGCGGATTTAAAGAAGTTAATAGAACCATCTCTCCTATAAAAGGTGCTAAAGGTAATATAGAATATTTAGCTCATTTTATTATTTAATCATTTTCTATTTTATGTGTATTTCTCTGTTTATATATTTCATATTCTTTATAGAAGCCTTCTACATCATTTACCATTAAATATCCTTCTTCTGATATATCTAATGATTTTATTTTTAATATTTCATTTTCTACATTACTTTTATATTCTATGCCTATCATAGAACAAATATCATTTATATTATATTGAAATTTTATTTTGTTTATATTTTTGAATAAAAGTTCAGTTTTTATTAACGCTTCTATTATTATCACGAATTTGCTTACTACTTTATTAGCATTAAAAGACCTTATTCTAGAAATAGTACTGTATATTCTCATACTCATCATTTTTACAAAGTATAGTCTAAGAGTTCTATCAGACTGCACTAAATTCATAGCATCTTCTTTTTTTATTAATTGTATAATAGAGTCTTCCAAAACTACAGCAGTAGTTGAAAGATATTTACTATTTTTAGAAATAGGGCTATATCCGTTAAGTACATCATCGGTAGTTAATACTCTTCTTGTTACCTGTTTGGAATCAAATATATTATATACTCCAACTTTTCCATATTTTATTATATACAAATTATCTTTGCTTTGAAGTTCTGTATATAAACAATATCCTTTTTTATATTTGTATATGTTTGCTTCTATATTTTCAGGTTCTTCAACAGGTTTTATACTATTATATAAATTATCAAGTTCTTCTTTTTTCTCTTCATCATTAGGATTCATTTCTACATATTTTTTATATAGTTTATATGCAGCATCTGTAAATCCATTATTAATGTATATTTTGCACATTTCCAGAATATCAAAATTTTTAGATTTAGTATGTCTGTTATAATATGGGGTATTTTCTTTATGCAAAAAGTAATAGTATCTGTTAAGCCATCTTTCTATATTAAGCAGAAGATAATCATATATTTTATTTATAAGGCTTATAGTATTTATTTTTTCTATTTCATTGATATTCATTTCTATTACTTCTGTATCTTCTAAGGCTTTTACTGTTGAGAAATAAGGTTCATTTAAAACGGCATTGAATAATCCTATAATTTCACCTTCTTTATATTCTACGGTATAATTATCAGCAAAATAACTATATACTAGAACTCTTCCTTTTTTTATTATATAAAATGTATATTTAGGCTCCTGACCTTCTATAAATATTGTTGCAGATTTATTAAAATTTATGGTTTTGTAATTTAACATAAATAATCCCTATATAATTTGTAAATATTTTAATACATTTATATAGGATGTCAATAATTATTTTTTTGATATTCATGATATTCTATAAAAAAATCATTAATATTTATGATTCTTATGTATTTATCATTCATTATTTCTAATGATTTGATTTTTTTTAAATTATTAAGAATATCATTTATATCTAATTTTATAGAGTTTTCTATATCATAAATAGTATAACTTAATACAGTTGTATTTATTTCTTCAAATAAAGTTTCTGTTTTTAGCAGGGCAGAAATTATTATAAATAATTTTGAAAGAGTATTATTTTCTTCTAATGCTTTTATTTTAGATAATATATTTATTACTTTTATTGACATCATTTTCACATGATAGCTTCTAAGATGTTTATCTTTTATTATCATTTCTATAAATTCTTCTTTAGTTACTACTTTTATATAAGAAGTTTCCAAAGCAACAGCTGAAGTTAATAAAGGTTTATATTCTAATTTTGGTTCATATCCGTCAAGAACATAATTTTTTTTGTATATATCTTTTAGAAAAAGTTTTCCATTTATTACATTGTATATTCCTATTCTTCCGGATAATATTATATATAAATGATTACTTGCTTTGAATTCTGTATATAAACAGCATCCTTTTTTATACAATAATATATTTGAAGTAAATGTGCTTGGATTATTAGGAGGAGTAAGTTTTAATAGTTCTTTTTTGGCATATTCTATATCATTTTTATCTTCTAATGTTTCTATATAGTCTTCATATAATTTATGGGCTACATCAGGAAGATCATTTTTTAGGTATATTTCTGCCATTGTGAAAATATTTTCTTTATAATACAAGTCAACTTTATTTTTTACTAAAATTATATAATAGCGGGATAGCCAAGTTTCTAATGTAGTATTAAGATAATTATATATTGTTTTTATTAAATCATTATTTGTAATATTGCCTATATCAGATAGGGTCAATTCCAAAACCTCAACATCTTCTACAGCTTCCATGGTAACAGAATAGGGTTCTGATGCTGCCAGATTAACTAGCCCTATAATATGCCCCACATTATATTCTCTATCATAGTTATTAGAATTTATTGCATAGCATCTAGCTTTGCCTTTTGTTATTATATAAAATGAATCCTTTGGAAAATTGCCTTCCTCGTATATAAAAGAGGACTTTTGGAATGTAATAGTGTTGTAATTATTCATGTTATTATAAAACTAATTTTTTATTATATTGTAATAATTATCTTGTATAATTTTCGTATTCTTCTAGAAAATATTCAGTATTATTAACTATAATATTTTTGAATGTGTCTAGTTCTACATATTTTATATTTTCAAATTCTGCACATATTTCTTTTACATCATTATCCAAATCTATCATATCGATAATATCTTTTATTTTATAAGGTAATTTAATTTTTTCTTCTTTTTTAAATAAAATTTCTATTTTTATGATAGCATATAATATAATAATTAATTTATTTTTTAGTTCTTTTTCTTTAACAGCCTTTATTTTTAAAGTTACATTATTAACCTTTACTGCTGTTACAAGTATCAAAGCAATTCTTAATTGTTCATTCTTATTTGCAGCATTTATAAGTTCTTCTTTTTTTAATATTTGTATTATAGAATCTTCAAGTACTATAGCAGTTGTCAATAGAGGTTTATATTCTAAAGATGGAGGATATCCATTTATTATGTATCCCTCAGGATATATTAATCTTACAGTTTGTTTTTGATTAATAATATTATATATTCCGACTCTCCCTGATTTTATTATATAAACATAATTACTAGAATCTATTTCTGTATATAAACAATATCCTTTTTTTACTTTATATGTATTTTCAGATATGAGTTCAGGTTTTTGGGTAGGTTTGAGATATTTTAGGAATTCTTCTACTTTTTCTGTATTACATTCATTTTTACATAGTTCTAAATATTGAATGCATATTTTATAACTAGCATCTATAAAATTATTATTCTTATATATGCTAGCCATAATTAATATGTCTTCTTT is a genomic window containing:
- a CDS encoding TlyA family RNA methyltransferase; the protein is MRLDEYVHSEGYTESRSKAQDIILAGCVFVNGVKVTSKAHKIKDTDNIEVVQNIKYVSRAGEKLEKAFVEFGISVENKICLDIGASTGGFTDCLLKHGAKKVYALDVGHNQLVYKLRNDNRVVSIEDFNAKDINKEMFNDEIPSVIVSDVSFISITKIAPIIFKELNNLEFWVTLIKPQFEAERGDVSKGGIIRDDILREKILNNAISKIIDCGFKEVNRTISPIKGAKGNIEYLAHFII
- a CDS encoding cyclic nucleotide-binding domain-containing protein, coding for MLNYKTINFNKSATIFIEGQEPKYTFYIIKKGRVLVYSYFADNYTVEYKEGEIIGLFNAVLNEPYFSTVKALEDTEVIEMNINEIEKINTISLINKIYDYLLLNIERWLNRYYYFLHKENTPYYNRHTKSKNFDILEMCKIYINNGFTDAAYKLYKKYVEMNPNDEEKKEELDNLYNSIKPVEEPENIEANIYKYKKGYCLYTELQSKDNLYIIKYGKVGVYNIFDSKQVTRRVLTTDDVLNGYSPISKNSKYLSTTAVVLEDSIIQLIKKEDAMNLVQSDRTLRLYFVKMMSMRIYSTISRIRSFNANKVVSKFVIIIEALIKTELLFKNINKIKFQYNINDICSMIGIEYKSNVENEILKIKSLDISEEGYLMVNDVEGFYKEYEIYKQRNTHKIEND
- a CDS encoding Crp/Fnr family transcriptional regulator, coding for MNNYNTITFQKSSFIYEEGNFPKDSFYIITKGKARCYAINSNNYDREYNVGHIIGLVNLAASEPYSVTMEAVEDVEVLELTLSDIGNITNNDLIKTIYNYLNTTLETWLSRYYIILVKNKVDLYYKENIFTMAEIYLKNDLPDVAHKLYEDYIETLEDKNDIEYAKKELLKLTPPNNPSTFTSNILLYKKGCCLYTEFKASNHLYIILSGRIGIYNVINGKLFLKDIYKKNYVLDGYEPKLEYKPLLTSAVALETSYIKVVTKEEFIEMIIKDKHLRSYHVKMMSIKVINILSKIKALEENNTLSKLFIIISALLKTETLFEEINTTVLSYTIYDIENSIKLDINDILNNLKKIKSLEIMNDKYIRIININDFFIEYHEYQKNNY
- a CDS encoding cyclic nucleotide-binding domain-containing protein; its protein translation is MSNNITERFDKSSILFNNGESPKDYFYIITKGRVISYNNFYENYKISLKEGGIIGLVSAIIKEPYCVTTEALEDVEVLKININNIVQITSKELVNRVSNYLSYILETWLSKYYSLVIKNKVDLYNKEDILIMASIYKNNNFIDASYKICIQYLELCKNECNTEKVEEFLKYLKPTQKPELISENTYKVKKGYCLYTEIDSSNYVYIIKSGRVGIYNIINQKQTVRLIYPEGYIINGYPPSLEYKPLLTTAIVLEDSIIQILKKEELINAANKNEQLRIALILVTAVKVNNVTLKIKAVKEKELKNKLIIILYAIIKIEILFKKEEKIKLPYKIKDIIDMIDLDNDVKEICAEFENIKYVELDTFKNIIVNNTEYFLEEYENYTR